The genomic window TATTCTGAACAAAATTTAACCCTAAAAGGTCAACAGACCCCTTAGTGAAATACAGCCATACATGAAGCCGATTTTTAGGCGCGGTCCATCTCTTCAGTTGCGTATTTTTATTGCTGTTCTTGTAGCGATAGCGCTAGTGGTGATTGACCATCGCTTTGAGCCATTTAATAAAATCCGTAACTATTTAGACACGGCAGTGAGTCCATTCTATTTCTTGGCGAATGGCCCTCGCCAGTTTCTTGATAACGTCTCCGAAAATTTTTCCTCACGCGAACAACTTCAATTTGAAAATAAAGCGTTGCGTCAGGAATTACTACTGAAAAAAGCTGACAGCCTTTTACTTGAGCAGCTAAAACAAGAAAATTCACGTTTAAGAGAACTATTAGGCTCACCATTGCGTCAAGATGAACATATGATGGTTGCCCAAGTGATTTCTGGTTCAAATACGCCTTACCGTGACCTTGTTGTGATAGATAAAGGCGAAAAAGATAATGTCTATGAAGGGCAGCCTGTTATCAGTGATAAAGGCGTTGTTGGGCAAGTGGTGGGTGTTGGCCAATTTAATAGCCGTGTTTTATTAATTTGTGATACGACGCATGCTCTCCCTGTACAAGTGCTTCGCAATGATATCCGTGTTATTGCATCAGGCTCGGGATGTACAGATGACCTACAGTTAGCACCATTGCCAGAAAGCACCGATATTCGTGTTGGTGATGTTCTTGTGACATCCGGTCTTGGCGGGCGTTTTCCTGAAGGTTATCCAGTGGGTGTAGTATCAAGTGTTAAACATGATACTCAGCGTGCTTATACCATTATTAGTGCAAGGCCGAGTGCGGAATTACAACGTCTGCGTTATTTGCTTTTATTATGGGGAAATGACAATGATTCGCTTACTCCATTACAACCATCAGAAGTTTATCGCGCGGCGAATGAACGTTTAATGAAAGTACTTCCTCAGGTATTGCCAAACCCTAATGAAATTCAGGGTCCACCATTGCCACCATCAATGACGACGCCAAAACCATAAAGGATGATTATCGTGGTTATTGTGAAGGGGATTAGCTAGATGGATGAATATCGTGGTAATGGCCGCAGTATTATTTGGCTATCTTTTATTATCGCATTGATTTTACAAGTGATACCGTGGCCAGAACAATTCGAATTCTATCGGCCATCATGGTTATTACTGATTGTTATTTACTGGGTAATGGCATTGCCGCATCGGGTGAGCGTTGGAACCTGCTTTATTTTGGGTTTGATTGTTGACTCTATTCAAGGTTCTGCCCTAGGTGTTCATGCCCTTGCATACAGTATTATTTGTTATCTTGTTTCTTATAAATACCAATTACTTAGAAATATGGCATTATGGCAGCAATCGCTGATTATTGTCTTGTTGACCTCAATACTCAATATGACTGTTTTCTGGGCTGAATTTGTCTCATCACAAGTATTATTCCGGCCTCAAGTATTCTGGAATGGCCTCGTGAATGGTATTCTATGGCCTTGGTTATTCTTACTTTTAAGAAAAATTCGCCGCCAATTTTCAGTATGTTAAGGTATTTTGTCGTCAGATAACTATTTTTGGAAATTCATGATGGATTTTATTTACTTAGCTTCAGGTTCACCAAGAAGACGAGAGCTTTTGCAATTACTGGGTTATCGCTTTGATATTTTACGTCCTGAAGTGGAAGAGCAGTGGCAAGAGGGAGAAACGCCAAGTTCTTATGTACAACGTTTAGCATGTGATAAGTCACAAGCTGGAGTCAAAATCGCGCCTGAAAACTACCCTGTTATCGGTGCCGACACAATTGTTGTGCTCAATGATCAAATCTTAGAAAAGCCTCGTGATGTTCATCATGCAGAAAAGATGTTAGCTGAACTTTCAGGAAACACACATCAGGTTATGACAGCAGTCGCAATCTCTGATAAGAATGTCACCCTGAATACATTAATTGTGACAGATGTGACATTTCGCGAATTATCTTTACCTGAAATACGAGACTATGTACGTTCCGGTGAACCAATGGATAAAGCCGGTGGATATGGCATCCAAGGAAAAGGTGGTTGTTATGTAAGAAGAATCAATGGTAGCTATCATGCTGTTGTTGGTTTGCCATTAGTTGAAACGGATGAATTAATTAAACGATTTTTAGCGTTAAGTGATGGTCGGGGGATGTTATGACAGCTGAGTTATTAGTAAATATTACACCATCTGAAACGCGGGTTGCTTATATAGATGGTGGGATTTTGCAAGAGATCCACGTTGAACGAGAAGCAAAAAGAGGCATTGTAGGGAATATTTACAAAGGTCGCGTGAGCCGAGTGTTACCCGGTATGCAGGCGGCCTTTGTTGATATTGGCCTTGATAAAGCTGCCTTTTTGCACGCATCAGATATCATGCCGCATACAGAATGTATTGCAGGCGAAGAACAGAAAAATTTCCATGTTCGCGATATTGCAGAGCTGGTCAAACAAGGGCAAGACCTTATTGTTCAAGTTGTGAAAGATCCTCTCGGAACAAAAGGGGCAAGGTTAACAACGGATATCACATTACCTTCTCGCTATCTTGTCTTTATGCCCGGCGCCTCGCATGTTGGCGTTTCACAACGCATTGAAAGTGAAAGTGAGCGCGAACGTTTAAAAGAGTGCGTATCCCAGTATTGTGATGAAAATGGTGGCTTTATCATCCGGACTGCGGCTGAAGGTGTTGGAGAAGATGAGGTCAAACAAGATGCCGCATTTCTTAAACGTCTGTGGGCAAAAGTCATTGAGCGCAAAAAACGTAATGTCACTCGCACAAAAATTTATGGTGAATTATCACTCGCGTTCCGAATTATTCGTGACTTTGCGGGCGCGTCTTTAGATAGAATTCGTGTCGATTCACGACAAACCTATAAGCAACTACAAGAGTTTGTTGATGAATATGTTCCTGAAATGACAGCGAAATTGGAACTTTATCAAGGTAATCAACCTATTTTTGACTTGTTTGATGTTGAAAATGAAATTCAGCGTGCAATGGATAGAAAGGTTGAATTGAAATCAGGTGGTTATTTAATTATCGATCAAACTGAGGCGATGACCACCATTGATATTAATACCGGTGCGTTTGTAGGCCATCGTAACCTTGAAGAAACAATATTTAATACTAATATTGAGGCAACACAAGCGATAGCTCGTCAATTACGTCTACGCAATTTAGGCGGTATCATTATTATTGATTTTATTGATATGAGTGATCTAGAGCATCGCCAGCGAGTTTTGTCATCTTTAGAGCAGGCACTCAGTAAAGATAAAGTCAAAACAACGATCAATGGCTTTTCTCAGCTAGGCCTCGTTGAAATGACACGTAAAAGAACACGCGAAAGTCTGGAGCATGTCTTATGTGATGTGTGCCCAACATGTCAAGGCCGAGGCACTGTGAAGTCAGTTGAAACAGTTTGCTATGAAATTTTACGTGAAATTGTTCGTGTTCACCGTAGTATCGATGCTGATAGATTCCTTGTTTATGCAGCACAATCCGTTGTTGATATATTGACCGGTGATGAATCGCATGCTTTAGCTGAAGTGGAAATTTTTGTGGGTAAGCAAGTTAAAGTTCAGACTGAATCGTTATATAGTCAAGAACAATTCGATGTCGTTATGATGTAAAGCGTGCGTAAAGGAGAAACGTGTGAAACGATTACCACGGGTAGCTTTTATAGCGACAGCTATCGTGTTATTGCTCTGTGCAATATTATTAACAGGGCTACGTTTCTTTTTACCGAATATTGACAGCTACAGAAAAGATATTATCAGCTATATTGAAAAAAATACTGATATATCAATGCAAATTGGCAAGATTGAAGGCGCTTGGCAATCTTTTGGCCCTGTTTTGACATTTACTGATGTGGTTGTTCATCATGATGATGTTGATGCACAAGCAAGCAAAATTGCGTTTGAACTCGATGTTTGGGATACATTACTCTCATTTCAATGGCGATTTCGTGATATTACGTTTTATCAGCTAGATGTTGATTATAAAAAACCATTTGATTTAGATAGTGGCGAACAATCCATTGATGGGGATAGCATTGAAGGGCTATTTTTAAAGCAATTTAGTCATTTTACCCTGAAAAATAGCCACTTAACCTTTCTTACGCCCTCAGAGCAAAAAACCACACTTATTCTCCCTGAATTGTCTTGGCTAAATGAACAGAAAAGGCATCGTGCTCAAGGGTTTGTCAGCTTAGAAACGATTAATAAACAGCATGGCTTTTTGCAAGTAAAACTCGATATTCAAGATAAAAATGGCATTTTAAGTGATGGTATTGTTTATCTACAGGCTGACAATATTGATATGCAGCCGTGGTTGAGTCGTTGGTTACGACAAAACACAGGATTACGAGATGCCGATTTTAGCCTTTCTTCTTGGGTTACGATCAAAAACAATCGGATAGACAATGGGTTATTGCAGCTACGCCAAGGTGAAGCGAATTGGGGCGAAGGTGTATTAGCGCAAAACCTGCAAGTGAATGACTTATTACTCCGAATGAGGAGGCAAGGTGATGGGTGGCTATTTAATATTCCTGAACTTGATACGCTAAAAACCAATGAATATATTTGGCCGAAAGGCAGTTTATCCATACTTTATCTGCCTTCATCAACAAAATATCACCAGAAAGATCACTGGCGAATTAGAGCAAAAAATATCGAGCTTGAGCGATTGAGCGAGGTTTTGCCGACATTTTCATTTCTCACCCCTGAAACGGTGCAAGATTGGCAACATCGCCAGCCAAAAGGGCTTTTATCCACTTTCTTTTTAGATATCACACCAGATTCACGGGATTTTACCGAGTTGGATATGGAATGGCAGGATATCAGCTGGAAAAAGTGGAAAGATCTCCCTTCGGTTGACCATTTTACCGGCATGATTGTTGGTAATATGGAACGCGGCCTTATTGATATTTCTTTAAAAAATAGCCAAGTTGATTATGAACCACAGTTTAAAGCCCCTTTTGAAATCAGTCAGGCTAAAGGGCGACTCTTTTGGCAAAACAATAAAGATGAATTCAAGTTATGGGCTGATGAATTAGATATTCAAGCGATTTCTTTGTGGGCAAATGGCCAATTTAGTTTCTTACAATCTAAGCAAAATGATGATGTTGACCTGAGTATTCTCGCGGG from Providencia sneebia DSM 19967 includes these protein-coding regions:
- the mreC gene encoding rod shape-determining protein MreC, producing MKPIFRRGPSLQLRIFIAVLVAIALVVIDHRFEPFNKIRNYLDTAVSPFYFLANGPRQFLDNVSENFSSREQLQFENKALRQELLLKKADSLLLEQLKQENSRLRELLGSPLRQDEHMMVAQVISGSNTPYRDLVVIDKGEKDNVYEGQPVISDKGVVGQVVGVGQFNSRVLLICDTTHALPVQVLRNDIRVIASGSGCTDDLQLAPLPESTDIRVGDVLVTSGLGGRFPEGYPVGVVSSVKHDTQRAYTIISARPSAELQRLRYLLLLWGNDNDSLTPLQPSEVYRAANERLMKVLPQVLPNPNEIQGPPLPPSMTTPKP
- the mreD gene encoding rod shape-determining protein MreD, whose product is MDEYRGNGRSIIWLSFIIALILQVIPWPEQFEFYRPSWLLLIVIYWVMALPHRVSVGTCFILGLIVDSIQGSALGVHALAYSIICYLVSYKYQLLRNMALWQQSLIIVLLTSILNMTVFWAEFVSSQVLFRPQVFWNGLVNGILWPWLFLLLRKIRRQFSVC
- a CDS encoding Maf family protein, with protein sequence MDFIYLASGSPRRRELLQLLGYRFDILRPEVEEQWQEGETPSSYVQRLACDKSQAGVKIAPENYPVIGADTIVVLNDQILEKPRDVHHAEKMLAELSGNTHQVMTAVAISDKNVTLNTLIVTDVTFRELSLPEIRDYVRSGEPMDKAGGYGIQGKGGCYVRRINGSYHAVVGLPLVETDELIKRFLALSDGRGML
- the rng gene encoding ribonuclease G, giving the protein MTAELLVNITPSETRVAYIDGGILQEIHVEREAKRGIVGNIYKGRVSRVLPGMQAAFVDIGLDKAAFLHASDIMPHTECIAGEEQKNFHVRDIAELVKQGQDLIVQVVKDPLGTKGARLTTDITLPSRYLVFMPGASHVGVSQRIESESERERLKECVSQYCDENGGFIIRTAAEGVGEDEVKQDAAFLKRLWAKVIERKKRNVTRTKIYGELSLAFRIIRDFAGASLDRIRVDSRQTYKQLQEFVDEYVPEMTAKLELYQGNQPIFDLFDVENEIQRAMDRKVELKSGGYLIIDQTEAMTTIDINTGAFVGHRNLEETIFNTNIEATQAIARQLRLRNLGGIIIIDFIDMSDLEHRQRVLSSLEQALSKDKVKTTINGFSQLGLVEMTRKRTRESLEHVLCDVCPTCQGRGTVKSVETVCYEILREIVRVHRSIDADRFLVYAAQSVVDILTGDESHALAEVEIFVGKQVKVQTESLYSQEQFDVVMM